Proteins from a single region of Thalassophryne amazonica chromosome 22, fThaAma1.1, whole genome shotgun sequence:
- the LOC117504272 gene encoding toll-like receptor 2, producing MFKAGAEQPTVHSRWDVMVAQSTNVVLVFVLLVFMSGLKLECSAAEDEEGFELCVSSRRQMRDLSHQNLTAVPLGLPDNLQYLDASHNSIRRLDADPFLGFSQLCFLKLTHCGLEQISPSVFLHTPALKILNISYNHLSAVPELSLNQLKVLDLANNLYATYQVPGSFQKLTKLEVLLLGSVKALSVNHGDFEPLTNTSLKHLWLGAGTQWQKYDSGTLSKIKTIEKFSLFAKFCGTFDILEMLLRDLNETKTRTLIFIRLFPDRCNVHLDPLKSLRTMPLLQDMTIANTWINSSFMEMVVKNIWLSSFRNVSFLDIVYNEDTPAGIQFHPINHTAGVCSITLNGITHYQYRYPTINISTDSFSSLTYIKFSRTGMNIIPCDILSTLPSLETLDLSDNLLTDTGFWWQGCSYTSAFPRLRRLCLSKNRFRNLSLISKNLHQMKTLESLDLSFNSIYLGDLCAWPTQLTELSLGNNNLGNSVFKYLSANFERIDLSKTGITVVTQEDMKQFPRLTHLDLSSNSIQVLPVDLSAPTLLSLSVDQNAITSIPQEVLAGLPRLQTLRAGNNPYVCSCASYWFIMALNKSLVPDWPVDYTCSMPPSWAGLPLSEYRPSRMSCEAWLQAAVAVPVVMAMSATVAALFYFCDGLWYTRMLWVWIRMKRRSNKRSTLLKNVLFSYHAFISYSHQDSNWVDSHLVSCLEGAGFSLCVHERDFVPGEWIIDNIINCVESSYKTLFVLSKHFVQSEWCNYELFFAQHRSISIQQDSLVFILLEPMPTDSLPKKFLRLRTLLRQQTYLEWSQDECKQHVFWASLKSMLHVADRSVVLKQVALAIADTVPLVTRQL from the exons ATGTTTAAAGCTGGAGCAGAACAGCCGACAGTCCACAGCAGGTGGGACGTCATGGTCGCACAAAG CACAAATGTGGTTTTGGTCTTTGTCCTCCTGGTCTTCATGTCCGGTCTGAAACTTGAGTGCTCAGCCGCAGAAGATGAAGAGGGATTTGAACTGTGTGTTTCCTCTCGGCGGCAAATGAGAGACCTCTCCCATCAAAACCTAACCGCCGTCCCCTTGGGTCTTCCTGACAACCTTCAGTATCTGGACGCTTCTCACAACTCCATCCGCAGACTGGACGCAGATCCGTTTCTTGGATTTTCCCAGCTCTGTTTCCTGAAGCTCACTCACTGTGGGCTGGAACAGATTTCTCCAAGTGTGTTTCTTCACACACCAGCCCTGAAAATTCTGAACATATCTTACAATCACTTGTCTGCCGTCCCAGAGCTGTCCCTGAACCAGCTGAAAGTCCTGGATTTGGCCAACAATCTCTATGCCACCTACCAGGTCCCGGGGTCATTCCAGAAGCTGACCAAGCTGGAGGTGCTGTTGCTCGGCAGCGTTAAAGCTCTGTCAGTGAACCACGGTGACTTTGAACCCCTGACCAACACGTCTTTGAAGCATCTGTGGTTAGgagcaggaactcagtggcagaaGTACGATTCCGGCACTCTTTCCAAAATTAAGACCATTGAAAAGTTTTccctttttgcaaagttttgtggGACCTTTGACATATTAGAGATGTTACTCAGGGACCTTAATGAGACAAAGACAAGAACACTGATATTTATCAGACTGTTTCCGGACAGGTGCAACGTGCACTTGGACCCTCTGAAGAGCCTGAGGACCATGCCGTTACTCCAGGACATGACTATCGCCAACACTTGGATTAACAGCTCCTTTATGGAGATGGTTGTGAAGAACATCTGGCTGTCCTCTTTCAGGAATGTGTCATTTTTGGATATTGTTTACAATGAGGACACCCCAGCAGGGATTCAGTTCCATCCCATCAATCACACAGCCGGTGTCTGCTCCATAACCTTGAATGGCATCACTCACTATCAGTACAGATATCCAACCATCAACATCAGCACCGACTCCTTCTCCAGTTTGACCTACATCAAGTTCTCCAGGACTGGAATGAACATTATACCCTGTGACATCCTGTCCACCCTGCCGTCTCTGGAGACACTGGACCTGTCTGATAACCTCTTGACTGACACGGGCTTCTGGTGGCAAGGTTGTTCCTACACCTCAGCCTTCCCCAGACTCAGGCGGCTATGTTTGAGTAAGAACCGCTTCAGAAACCTTTCCCTTATCTCCAAGAATCTCCATCAGATGAAGACGCTGGAGTCTTTGGACCTCAGTTTCAACTCCATCTACTTGGGCGACCTCTGTGCTTGGCCGACTCAACTGACTGAGCTCAGTCTGGGAAACAACAACCTGGGAAATAGTGTCTTTAAATACCTGTCTGCAAACTTTGAGAGGATTGATTTGTCAAAGACGGGGATAACAGTGGTGACGCAGGAGGACATGAAGCAGTTTCCCCGCCTGACACACCTTGACCTCAGCTCGAACAGCATCCAGGTTCTGCCTGTGGACCTCAGTGCTCCAACTCTGCTCTCCCTCTCTGTGGACCAGAATGCAATTACATCTATTCCCCAGGAGGTCCTGGCAGGACTCCCCAGGCTTCAGACCCTCAGAGCCGGGAACAATCCCTATGTGTGCTCATGTGCATCCTATTGGTTCATCATGGCCCTGAACAAGTCTCTGGTTCCGGACTGGCCCGTTGACTACACGTGCAGCATGCCACCCTCGTGGGCGGGCCTGCCGCTTTCAGAGTACAGACCCAGCAGGATGTCCTGCGAGGCGTGGCTCCAGGCTGCAGTGGCTGTGCCTGTGGTGATGGCCATGTCTGCAACCGTCGCAGCACTCTTCTATTTCTGTGATGGACTGTGGTACACGAGGATGCTGTGGGTTTGGATTCGAATGAAGAGGAGGAGCAACAAACGCTCCACCCTGTTGAAGAACGTCTTGTTCTCTTACCACGCCTTCATCTCCTACAGCCACCAGGACTCCAACTGGGTGGACAGCCACCTGGTGTCTTGTCTGGAAGGTGCTGGGTTTTCACTGTGTGTCCATGAGCGCGACTTTGTGCCCGGCGAATGGATCATAGACAACATTATCAACTGTGTCGAGTCCAGCTATAAGACACTCTTTGTCCTCTCCAAACACTTTGTCCAGAGCGAATGGTGCAACTATGAGCTCTTCTTTGCCCAGCACAGGTCCATCAGCATCCAGCAGGACTCTCTGGTCTTCATTCTGCTGGAGCCCATGCCCACAGATTCTCTGCCCAAGAAGTTCTTGAGATTGAGGACTTTGCTGAGGCAGCAGACGTACCTGGAGTGGTCTCAGGACGAGTGCAAGCAGCATGTTTTCTGGGCCAGTCTGAAGTCAATGCTGCACGTCGCCGACAGGTCTGTCGTCTTGAAGCAAGTGGCGCTGGCCATTGCCGACACCGTGCCGTTGGTTACACGCCAGCTTTAA